Proteins encoded in a region of the Pocillopora verrucosa isolate sample1 chromosome 11, ASM3666991v2, whole genome shotgun sequence genome:
- the LOC136276993 gene encoding uncharacterized protein, with protein sequence MSCLTPIQVHLAERADSPREQNTSLPAGSNQHSAVTSCQTLLKQSPATSTGVYWIDPDGGSKANAFKAYCDMDTNGGGWTLVWSYSFTNYTHFNDDSNAITPRPNWPVKNEGNVPISTISPLNDTDYNAMNFSLWKTLGRQILIKSDINNWLLCHPADGSLVDWQKGDVNCTITKYVADPRASASAPSKFSPYINYGPMFHSSGRWNSSFYYFNSYTCKYWPTHDPCGKNRPNQKKNVLDPHGNIYIRAE encoded by the exons ATGTCTTGTTTAACTCCAATTCAGGTTCACCTTGCTGAAAGAGCTGATTCACCCCGAG AGCAAAACACTTCTCTACCCGCTGGTTCTAACCAGCACTCAGCAGTAACCTCATGCCAGACTCTCCTCAAACAGTCTCCTGCAACGTCCACTGGTGTTTATTGGATCGATCCTGATGGTGGATCCAAGGCcaacgctttcaaggcttactgtgacATGGATACGAATGGAGGGGGCTGGACATtagtatggagctattcctttactaactACACTCATTTTAACGATGATTCAAATGCGATCACTCCTAGGCCAAATTGGCCGGTCAAAAATGAAGGGAATGTTCCAATCTCCACAATTTCTCCATTAAATGACACAGACTACAATGCCATGAACTTCTCACTCTGGAAAACACTCGGTAGACAGATCCTCATCAAAAGCgacataaacaactggctgttGTGTCATCCGGCAGATGGCAGCCTGGTTGATTGGCAGAAAGGTGACGTCAACTGTACAATCACCAAATACGTGGCTGACCCAAGAGCATCAGCTTCGGCGCCTTCCAAGTTTTCACCATATATCAACTATGGACCAATGTTCCATTCGAGTGGGCGCTGGAACAGCtccttttattatttcaatagTTACACGTGCAAATattggcctacccatgatccttgtggaaaaaataggccaaaccaaaagaaaaatgttcttgatccACACGGTAACATTTATATTCGAGCTGAGTAG
- the LOC136284103 gene encoding uncharacterized protein, whose amino-acid sequence MFLQVEYLFVVVLFSAAKTTEGAENGVFFQIKENTFFSYRDKSLFWSGETDYLLSCSVLCARQTSCRSANFLENPGLCYLLRGEMETSSLTERLLQRDGSFYLTKIDLPERTDLPQEQTISLPPGSNQDSAVTSCQTLLKQSPATSTGVYWIDPDGGSKANAFKAYCDMETNGGGWTLVWSYSFTNYSHFNDDSNAITPSPNWPAKNEVNVPVSTISPLNETDYNAMNFSLWNKLGRQFLIKSNINTWLVCQPITGSLVDWQKGDVNCTITKYVADPRESASAPSKFSPYINYGPMFHSSGRWDSNFYYFNGYTGKNWPTHDPCGRNEPNQKKNVLDPHGNIFIRAE is encoded by the exons ATGTTTCTGCAAGTCGAGTACCTGTTTGTAGTCGTCTTGTTCTCGGCGGCAAAGACAACTGAAGGAGCCGAAAAtggcgttttctttcaaatcaaagaaaacacttttttcagcTACAGAGACAAAAGCCTCTTTTGGTCTGGAGAAACTGATTATTTGCTTTCCTGTTCGGTTTTGTGTGCGAGACAAACTTCGTGCAGAAgtgcaaactttctggaaaaccCAGGACTTTGTTACCTTCTTCGCGGCGAAATGGAAACAAGTTCATTAACTGAGCGACTTTTACAGCGAGATGGCTCTTTCTATCTGACAAAG ATCGACCTTCCAGAAAGAACTGACTTACCCCAAG AGCAAACCATCTCTCTACCCCCTGGTTCTAACCAGGACTCAGCAGTAACCTCGTGCCAGACTCTCCTCAAACAGTCTCCCGCTACGTCTACGGGTGTTTATTGGATCGATCCTGATGGAGGATCCAAGGCcaacgctttcaaggcttaTTGTGACATGGAAACGAATGGAGGGGGCTGGACATtagtatggagctattcctttactaactACAGTCATTTTAACGATGATTCAAATGCGATCACTCCTAGTCCAAATTGGCCGGCCAAAAATGAAGTGAATGTTCCTGTCTCCACAatttctccattaaatgaaacagactacaatgccatgaacttctcactctggaacaaacttggtaGACAGTTCCTCATCAAAAGCAACATAAACACCTGGCTGGTGTGTCAACCGATAACTGGCAGCCTGGTTGATTGGCAGAAAGGTGACGTCAACTGTACAATCACCAAATACGTGGCTGATCCTAGAGAATCAGCTTCGGCGCCTTCCAAGTTTTCACCATATATCAACTATGGACCAATGTTCCATTCGAGTGGGCGCTGGGATAgcaacttttattattttaatggtTACACGGGCAAAAATTGGCCTACCCACGATCCTTGTGGAAGAAATGAgcccaaccaaaagaaaaatgttcttgatccACACGGTAACATTTTTATTCGAGCCGAGTAG